The region ATATAGCCCACAGTAATGCAGGAGATATAGCCACAGTAATGCAGGAGATATAGCCCACAGTAATGCAGGAGATATAGCCCACAGTAATGCAGGAGATATAGCCCACAGTAATGCAGGAGATATAGCCCATAGTAATGCAGGAGATATAGCCCACAGTAATGCAGGAGATATAGCCCACAGTAATGCAGGAGATATAGCCCATAGTAATGCAGGAGATATAGCCCACAGTAACGCAGGagatatagcctacagtaatgCAGGAGATATAGCCCACAGTAATGCAGGAGATATAGCCCACAGTAATGCAGGAGATATAGCCCACAGTAATGCAGGAGATATAGCCCACAGTAATGCAGAAGATATAGCCCACAGAAATGCAGGAGATATAGCCCACAGTAATGCAGGAGATATAGCCCACAGTAATGCAGGCGATATAGCCCACAGTAATGCAGGAGATATAGCCCACAGTAATGCAGGAGATATAGCCTACAGTTATGCAGGAGATATAGCCCACAGTAATGCAGGAGATATAGCCCACAGTAATGCAGGAGATATAGCCCACAGTAATGCAGAAGATATAGCCCACAGAAATGCAGGAGATATAGCCCACAGTAATGCAGGAGATATAGCCCACAGTAATGCAGGAGATATAGCCCACAGTAATGCAGGAGATATAGCCCACAGTAATGCAGGAGATATAGCCCACAGTAATGCAGGATATATAGCTCACAGTTATGCAGGAGATATATCCCACAGTAATGCAGGAGATATAGCCCACAGTAATGCAGGAGATATAGCCCACAGTAATGCAGGAGATATAGCCCACAGTAATGCAGGAGATATAGCCCACAGTAATATGCTCCAGGGGTACAACCCACTCTGGCAAACAACTGTAGGATACAACCCCTCAGACTGATATCTACCCAGCCGGCAGCAGAACTGGCAACACAGTCTAGGATAAAACCCTCTTCTGAGACCCTCTTCTGTATCTACCAAGCCACAAGAGGAACTGGCAACCCACTGTGGGATAAACAGCCCTCTGATCCATTTAACCAGCAGCAGAACTGGCAACCCACTGTAGGATAAACAACCCTCTAACTGATCTATTTAACCAGCAGCAGAACTGCCAACCCACCGTAGGATAAACAACCCTCTAACTGATCTATTTAATTAGCAGCAGAACTGGGGACCCGCGATAGGATAAACAGCCCTCTAACTGATCTATTTAACCAGCAGCAGAACTGGCAACCCGCGGTAGGATAAACAGCGCTCTAACTGATCTATTTAACCAGCAGCAGAACTGGCAACATTTGGTTCATCAAAACCCTGTTATCCAGCACAGAAAACCCAACCAGGTCAACGCATAAATATTTTACAACAATATTCACTATTGTGTTATGTCACACAGCACAATTGGGAATGGCTTCcatgttaaaggtccaatgcagccctttttttatctcaatataaatcatttctgggtaacaataaaGTACCATACTGTGATTTTTTTCAATTGAAATGGTCAAAATAAATGGTAGCTAtccttctctctgtgttgtccTGCTACTGTGCTGGGCTACTGGTACTGTCTCCACAGGATGTGATGCCTTTGTACCAAGCTCCGCTCTACACATGTATTATAAGCTAGAAGAATTCACCATGGAATGGGGGACGGGGGGACAGGGGTACGGGGGTAcagggggatggaggggatgAGGGGATAGGGGTACGGGGggacagggggatgggggggacGAGGGGACAGGGGTACGGGGGGACAGGGGTACGGGGGTACAGGGGGATGGGGGACGAGGGGACAGGGGTACGGGGGGGATGAGGGGACAGGGGTACGGGGGGACAGGGGTACAGGGATACGGGGGGATGGGGGGGACGAGGGGACAGGGGTACGGGGGGGACAGGGGGGATGAGGGGACAGGGGTACGGGGGGACAGGGGTACAGGGGTACAGGGGGACGGGGGGGTACGGGGGGGACAGGGGTACGGGGGGACGGGGGGGTACGGGGGGGACAGGGGTACGGGGGACGGGGGTACGGGGGGACAGGGGGACGGGGGGGACAGGGGGACGGGGGTATGGGGGGGATGAGGGTGTACAGACAGAGGCCTGATATGGAGGAAAACAGCCATTCTCTTCATGTTATTGGATACCTGCTGAAATAGTCTCTTATCCCGTGACTCCCCCCTCTCCCGCTCACCAACCCCCCTGCACCCACCCGATCCCCACCACCAACCCCCCCTGCACCCCCCTCTGCCCATCACCAATCCCCCtgtacccctcccctctccccatcaccAACCCCCCTGTACCAACCCCAACTGCCCCTCTCCCCATCACCAACCCCCCCTGCACCCTCCGACCCCCCCCCTTCATGGCTCACACAGAGCAGCATGCCCTTTCCCTCTCGCTATGCCTCTTCCCTAGTTCTCACTGACACACGCGCTCGCTATACTAATtaatagagagagtgtgtgtgtctgggtgaaaATTAGGGAGGGGCATggatggtgagagagggggagcaggagagTTAGTGGGAAGGAGGTCCATTATATTCTTAGATCCAGCAAtcctctcttcctcattctctcaCATACCTCTTTTGTCGCCCAGTCTCCCCCCCCTCTGTTATCAGTGTCAGGATGTCTACAACGCatttaggaaagtattcagaccccttgactttttccacattttgttaagttacagtcTTGTTCTAACATTGATTAAATTCATATTTTTCCAAGccttgaggtcaaaggaattgtccgcagagctctgagacaggattgtgtcgagggtaACAAAGGGAAACAgaaaatgtttgcagcattgtagATGTTTTACaacggcaggaactgggagactagtcaggatcgagggaaagatgaacagagcaaagtacagagagatccttgatgaaaacctgctccagagcgctcaggacctcagactgggggcgaagattcaccttccaacaggacaacgaccctaagcacacagccaagacaacgcaggtgtggcttcgtgaaaagtttctgaatgtccttgagtggcccagccagagcctggacttgaacccgatcgtacatctctggaaagacctgaaaatagctgtgcagcgacgctccccattcaacctgacagagattgagaggatcttcagagaagaatgggagaaactccccaaatacaggtgtgccaagcttgtagtgtcatacccaagaagacttgagaacattatcgctaccaaaggtgcttcaacaaagttctctaaaaacctgtttttgttttgtcattatgggttattctgggtagattgatgagggggaaaaaaacgatttaatccattttagaatagggctgtaacgtaacaaattataataatactttctgaatgcactgtatgtctggCGGCCAGGACAGCTCCATTTGCAGGGCTAACTCTgactgtggagaggagaggaaaataaagtagaggagagaggaggaaaggaggagacaggacaggagagaagaggagagaggaaggagagaagaggagagaagagaagagaagagaagaggagacaggacaggagagaagaggagagaggaaggagagaagatagtaggagaggagaggagaggagaggagaggagaggagaggagaggagaggagaggagaggagaggagaggagaggagaggaggagaagatactaggagaggaggggatagaggacaggagaagggaggaaaggaggaggagtggagatcATTTGTCCTCAGGGTAGACAGCCACCACTCAGAAAGGGAAGGGAACAAGTATGACAGACAactcagaggagaagagagagaaacagagagattaaGTAGTAGAGTTATGATGTGAAAGGGGGATAAACAAAAAGAGGGGTACAGTGTCATGGCTTTATCTCAATAGTCTACAGTGGCTTCCTCTTTTCCTCAcctcttctccttcatctgcactaatcacacacacacaaacacacaggtgactgaaagcacacacacacatacacaaacacacatacacaaacacagtaTTAGTAGTCTGTATAAAGCACTACTCACGTCGCCACCTAGTGAGGGCTGCAGGTCACAGCACTCAGCGGTGGGGCTCAGGTCCTGTCTCATCACCCAGATGGGCTCTTTAGGTTCATCAGGGGTATAGGGTGACCTCACCGTCCTGGTCTTCACCTCTTCTATGGCCTCCTTGATGTCCTTTATGGCCAGGGAGATGGCGTCTCTCTTTTCACGACTGTTACGAACCCCAGACCAGTCGTCAGATTCTGCTGGGGGTGGGAtgctctcttcttcactctcatctccctctccttctatctctcccttGCGGTATGTGGAGTCTGTGGGCGCATCGGATTGAGAATTGTGAGCGTGTTCGGATTCGGgccactctccctcctcttcctctcctccttccatcatgtcctcttcctctcctccctcccgtaGCCCGGCAGCAGCTCTTTCCAGACTCTGAGAGCTGAGACTCTCTCTGACCTCGGCTACGATCATGTCGATGTCCTCTTCCCCGTCCTGGTCGCAACTGTCTGCCCGTGGGTACGGAGCAAACTCCGCCTCCTTCTCCGGGCTGTCCGACTCCCCGTCCGAGCGTTCATCGTAGTGGTGGAGCCGTGACCCCACCGCCTCCTGCTGTCGGTAGTCCCCGCCTCCTTCCCGCCCCTCAAACAGATGGAACCCCGCCTTCCTCTGCTGGAGGTTCTCATTGGCGTCCATAGGCTCTGCAACCTTTGCGGCAGAAGAGAGAGCGTCGCCGATCTCCTCGTAGACGTGTTCTGTCAGGGAGTAGTCGTAGGCTTCAGAATACGCCTCGTCTTCTGGCTCCACCCCTTCCTCCACGCTGCTGTCCCGCCCCCCTTTTCTGCTGGCCCCTCCCCCACGGCGGTAGAGAGGCTGGGTGTACACGTAGTTGGAGTAACCTCCTCCAGGGTTCAGggtctcctctgcctcctcctgaCTGGGGGGTCTCCCAACATCTGGTAGGGGTTCCCGGGGTAAGGGAGGGGGCAGAGGGGGGTAGTTGAGGTTcaggttggggtgggggtgttgttgcTCTGACTCAGCACTCTCTGTGTATCCCTCTGCCTCTGGGCGAAGCGTCACCTCGTAGGTACCGCAGTCGTCCTCTGCCTCAGGATCTAGTGCCATGACGGCGTCGCCCTCTGcccggtctgtgtgtgtgtggaaaccgCTTTCTGTGCTAGCAGAACGAGCTAATGCATaatcatcaccctctctctccctctctctctccccctcatcctcctccgGCTCATCTGGTTGTGGGAGTAGAGAGTGAACAGGCTGTGGGCCTGGTGGAGGTGGTTGTTCCTCCGGCTCATCTGGTTGTGGGGGTAGAGAGTGAACAGGCTGTGGGCCTGGTGGAGGTGGTTGTTGTTGCTGggccctctcagcctctctctgctgtctctgtgtgtgtctctgctgctGTGCTCTGAGCCTGGCCTCACTGTCCTCCTGTCTACGGTAACGTGTCACTGCAGGTCGCGGGATGGGCAGAGACTGACCCTGGGcctgctggggctgaggctggggctgctGGGGAGGAGACTGGGCCCCCTGGTGCAGCTCTGCCTCTGGCTCCTCTGTTGACCTCCGCTGTGGGGCTCCTCTGATTCTGCTGACACCTGCACCAGGGGCCTCATTATACCTCCTGTAGCGCGGAGCAGCGTGGTTGTTGTTTTCACTACTATGGTTGCTAGGCTGCCGGGGTCGCCTGCTGTTTGTGGCAGTGTTGTTGTCATGGCGACGGCGTTGAGGAGCGGGCAAGTCGGCTTCCACGTCCTCGCTCAGTTCCTGGCCTAACTCCACCTCCTGGGGGTTCATGGCTGCCTCGGATTGGtttagaggaagagggaggatggGTTTAGGCAAAATGCATGGCCTGCCGTCGTGTGGGAGACAAGCAGCTCAGATCTTctgaggcaaagagagagagagaaagacagaggagatagTTAGAACACTATTTTCATCCAGCACGGTCAAAAACCTTTGCTGGAAAAACAGTAAGTGAGAGAACAAGGGTAAGTTGACATAGAAATACATCCCAACATTTACTCCCATTGGTTGAGAGAGGGGAAGGTGATAATTGCCAGCGAGCCCATAGGTTAAACAGCACGCTTGAGGAAtgggaaaggtggatacctagtcagttaaaCACCTGAATGCCTTCAATTGAAACGTGTCTCCCACaattaaccctctgaatcagagaggactaccttaatcaacatccacgtttTAACCACCTTActcaggggaagaacaacacCTGGGGGATTcaacctttcggttgctagtccaacgctctaaccactacaccACCTGCTGCCATGTGTGGAATGTGCATTATTGTTCTGTGATTAAAGGCTATAAGGTAAATAGGTGAAAGACATGCCACACATGGCTAataggaaagaggagaagaaattgatgatgatgatgacgatgatacGTTTGTATTCATCTCCACTATGAATACTAGGATACAAAGTGAATTCTATTATTCTTACTGGATAAAGTTAAACATGCATAAACCAGCCTTCCTGATTGAACTTGATCAGCCTTCCTGATTGAACTTGACCAGCCTTCCTGATTGAACTTGATCAGCCTTCCTGATTGAACTTGATCAGCCACAGTGTCTCATTACTGAAACCTTCATCAATCGGAGCATTGAGTTTTTAATGCCATAAATCATGAGACAGCTGGACCACAGTAACAACTTGCTCATAGACCTACTACTCACTTGCCCTCTGTGGAGGATGCTTCCCCCTCTGAGTCCAGAGCTCTCCcctgacccacacacacacacacacagagacacacacacaaacacacacacacacccacacgcacgcacgcacaaacgcacacatgcacacccacacacacgcacacacagagacacacacacaaacacacacacccacacacacacccacacacacgcacacacagagacacacacacaaacacacacacccacacgcacgcacgcacaaacgcacacccacagagacacacacacaaacacacacacccacacgcacgcacaaacacacacacacacactgtcacaaatACCCCCTGGAGGTCTATCCTCTCCTTTTATGGTTCCACAGCTGGTTACAatacaagtgtgtgtgcgtgtgtgtgcgtttgtgcgtgcgtgtgtgtgacattGACCCACTTAGTGCTGTGAAAAGCCACGGTGGGCAGAAAGAGACAGaattacacacgcacacacacacacacacacacacacacacacacacacacacacagtcccagaaGGAAGATCAGCGTGACTAGGATCAGtcataaagaaatatatataccTCAAACTGTGGATACTAAATCCCAtcatattggtcacatacacgacATCCTTCCTACCACCAACACCAGACATTCAGTTCTACCTGGAAAAGAACGTAGGACCTGCTCTGATCATATCATTACCTAGACTGGTCAAAGCTTTATTTAAACCTGTTTGAATTTCAACTACGACATCGAAAGAGGACCACCCTGCTACGATACTGAAGCACTCTgagattaaataaaatgtttctaGACTCCACATCTTCCCCTATGACTTACAACTATTTCCTGTACATATCACAGCATTAAAAAAGGAGGGACCATTTAACCCTCATACTACCGACTGGGACCATTTAACCCTCATATCACCGACTGGGACCATTTAACCCTCATACCACCGACTGGGACCATTTAACCCTCATACTACCGACTGGGACCATTTAACCCTCATACTACCGACTGGGACCATTTAACCCTCATACCACCGACTGGGACCATTTAACCCTCATACTACCGACTGGGACCATTTAACCCTCATATCACCGACTGGGACCATTTAACCCTCATACTACCGACTGGGACCATTTAACCCTCATACTACAGACTGGGACCATTTAACCCTCATATCACCGACTGGGACCATTTAACCCTCATATCACAGACTGGGACCATTTAACCCTCATACCACAGACTGGGACCATTTAACCCTCATACCACCGACTGGGACCATTTAACCCTCATACTACCGACTGGGACCATTTAACCCTCATACTACCGACTGGGACCATTTAATCCTCATATCACCACTGGGACCATTTAACCCTCATACTACCGACTGGGACCATTTAACCCTCATACCACCGACTGGGACCATTTAACCCTCATACTACCGACTGGGACCATTTAACCCTCATATCACCGACTGGGACCATTTAACCCTCATACTACCGACTGGGACCATTTAACCCTCATACTACCGACTGGGACCATTTAACCCTCATATCACCGACTGGGACCATTTAACCCTCATATCACAGACTGGGACCATTTAACCCTCATATTACCGACTGGGACCATTTAACCCTCATACTACCGACTGGGACCATTTAACCCTCATATCACCACTGGGACCATTTAACCCTCATATCACCGACTGGGACCATTTAACCCTCATATCACTGACTGGGACCATTTAACCCTCATATCACCACTGGGACCATTTAACCCTCATACTACCGACTGGGACCATTTAACCCTCATACTACCGACTGGGACCATTTAACCCTCATATCACCGACTGGGACCATTTAACCCTCATATCACCAACTGGGACCATTTAACCCTCATATCACCACTGGGACCATTTAACTCTCATATCACCGACTGGGACCATTTAACCCTCATATCACAGACTGGGACCATTTAACCCTCATATCACCGACTGGGACCATTTAACCCTCATATCACAGACTGGGACCATTTAACCCTCGTACTACCGACTGGGACCATTTAACCCTCATATCACCGACTGGGACCATTTAACCCTCATATCACCGACTGGGACCATTTAACCCTCATATCACCGACTGGGACCATTTAACCCTCATATCACCACTGGGACCATTTAACCCTCATATCACCGACTGGGACCATTTAACCCTCATATCACAGACTGGGACCATTTAACCCTCATATCACCGACTGGGACCATTTAACCCTCATATCACAGACTGGGACCATTTAACCCTCATACTACCGACTGGGACCATTTAACCCTCATATCACCGACTGGGACCATTTAACCCTCATATCACCGACTGG is a window of Oncorhynchus mykiss isolate Arlee chromosome 11, USDA_OmykA_1.1, whole genome shotgun sequence DNA encoding:
- the LOC110535119 gene encoding amyloid-beta A4 precursor protein-binding family A member 1 isoform X2; translated protein: MNPQEVELGQELSEDVEADLPAPQRRRHDNNTATNSRRPRQPSNHSSENNNHAAPRYRRYNEAPGAGVSRIRGAPQRRSTEEPEAELHQGAQSPPQQPQPQPQQAQGQSLPIPRPAVTRYRRQEDSEARLRAQQQRHTQRQQREAERAQQQQPPPPGPQPVHSLPPQPDEPEEQPPPPGPQPVHSLLPQPDEPEEDEGEREREREGDDYALARSASTESGFHTHTDRAEGDAVMALDPEAEDDCGTYEVTLRPEAEGYTESAESEQQHPHPNLNLNYPPLPPPLPREPLPDVGRPPSQEEAEETLNPGGGYSNYVYTQPLYRRGGGASRKGGRDSSVEEGVEPEDEAYSEAYDYSLTEHVYEEIGDALSSAAKVAEPMDANENLQQRKAGFHLFEGREGGGDYRQQEAVGSRLHHYDERSDGESDSPEKEAEFAPYPRADSCDQDGEEDIDMIVAEVRESLSSQSLERAAAGLREGGEEEDMMEGGEEEEGEWPESEHAHNSQSDAPTDSTYRKGEIEGEGDESEEESIPPPAESDDWSGVRNSREKRDAISLAIKDIKEAIEEVKTRTVRSPYTPDEPKEPIWVMRQDLSPTAECCDLQPSLGGDSPGSDSQASPQGAESSVRTPMLEGSDSFESPPPSTKESRRSLASFPTYVEVPGPCDPEDLIDGIIFAANYLGSTQLLSDKTPSKNVRMMQAQEAVSHIKTPEGEAQPMTEVDLFISTQRIKVLNADSQETMMDHTLRTISYIADIGNIVVLMARRRMPRPDSTDSVEVSEPDQEEKQSQYKMICHVFESEDAQLIAQSIGQAFSVAYQEFLRANGINPEDLSQREYSDLLNTQDMYNDDLIHFSKSENCKDVYIEKQKGDILGVVIVESGWGSILPTVIIANMMHAGPSEKSGRLNIGDQIMSINGTSLVGLPLSTCQTIIKGLKNQSRIKLNIVRCPPVTTVLIRRPDLRYQLGFSVQNGIICSLMRGGIAERGGVRVGHRIIEINSQSVVATPHEKIVHILSNAVGEIHMKTMPAAMYRLLTAQEQPVYI
- the LOC110535119 gene encoding amyloid-beta A4 precursor protein-binding family A member 1 isoform X1 → MNPQEVELGQELSEDVEADLPAPQRRRHDNNTATNSRRPRQPSNHSSENNNHAAPRYRRYNEAPGAGVSRIRGAPQRRSTEEPEAELHQGAQSPPQQPQPQPQQAQGQSLPIPRPAVTRYRRQEDSEARLRAQQQRHTQRQQREAERAQQQQPPPPGPQPVHSLPPQPDEPEEQPPPPGPQPVHSLLPQPDEPEEDEGEREREREGDDYALARSASTESGFHTHTDRAEGDAVMALDPEAEDDCGTYEVTLRPEAEGYTESAESEQQHPHPNLNLNYPPLPPPLPREPLPDVGRPPSQEEAEETLNPGGGYSNYVYTQPLYRRGGGASRKGGRDSSVEEGVEPEDEAYSEAYDYSLTEHVYEEIGDALSSAAKVAEPMDANENLQQRKAGFHLFEGREGGGDYRQQEAVGSRLHHYDERSDGESDSPEKEAEFAPYPRADSCDQDGEEDIDMIVAEVRESLSSQSLERAAAGLREGGEEEDMMEGGEEEEGEWPESEHAHNSQSDAPTDSTYRKGEIEGEGDESEEESIPPPAESDDWSGVRNSREKRDAISLAIKDIKEAIEEVKTRTVRSPYTPDEPKEPIWVMRQDLSPTAECCDLQPSLGGDSPGSDSQASPQGAESSVRTPMLEGSDSFESPPPSTKESRRSLASFPTYVEVPGPCDPEDLIDGIIFAANYLGSTQLLSDKTPSKNVRMMQAQEAVSHIKQTPEGEAQPMTEVDLFISTQRIKVLNADSQETMMDHTLRTISYIADIGNIVVLMARRRMPRPDSTDSVEVSEPDQEEKQSQYKMICHVFESEDAQLIAQSIGQAFSVAYQEFLRANGINPEDLSQREYSDLLNTQDMYNDDLIHFSKSENCKDVYIEKQKGDILGVVIVESGWGSILPTVIIANMMHAGPSEKSGRLNIGDQIMSINGTSLVGLPLSTCQTIIKGLKNQSRIKLNIVRCPPVTTVLIRRPDLRYQLGFSVQNGIICSLMRGGIAERGGVRVGHRIIEINSQSVVATPHEKIVHILSNAVGEIHMKTMPAAMYRLLTAQEQPVYI